From a single Adhaeribacter swui genomic region:
- the lpxD gene encoding UDP-3-O-(3-hydroxymyristoyl)glucosamine N-acyltransferase — protein MKFTVGQIAELLGGTVEGNAAASVYKLEKIEEAREGSLAFLSNLKYEHFLYTTAATAVIVSHQLELKLPTQAALIRVEDPYLSFTQLLEEYQKLKGRLMQGVESPSFIGENVIIGEAHYRGAFSYIGHNCRIGDNVRIYPQAYVGDNVTIGNNTTIFAGAKIYADCVIGNDCIIHAGAVIGSPGFGFAPQKDGTYRDIPQLGNVILEDRVNIGANTTIDCATMGSTVVREGTKIDNLVMLAHNVEVGRNTVIAAQSGISGSSKIGDNCVIAGQVGIVGHIAIANKTTIGAQSGVSKSVKEEGTFIQGSPAFDYKQNLRALAVLRRLPELEKQLNELKEKI, from the coding sequence ATGAAATTTACCGTCGGACAAATAGCTGAGTTATTGGGAGGAACAGTAGAAGGCAATGCAGCAGCTTCCGTATATAAACTGGAAAAAATTGAAGAAGCCCGGGAAGGCTCTCTGGCTTTTTTGTCGAACTTAAAATATGAACATTTCTTATATACCACAGCAGCTACAGCGGTAATTGTATCGCATCAACTAGAGTTAAAGCTACCAACCCAGGCGGCCCTCATCCGGGTAGAAGATCCGTATTTGAGTTTTACGCAACTGCTGGAAGAATATCAGAAATTAAAAGGCCGTTTAATGCAGGGCGTAGAAAGCCCTAGTTTTATAGGCGAAAACGTTATTATTGGCGAAGCTCATTACCGGGGCGCGTTTTCGTATATTGGCCATAACTGCCGCATCGGCGATAATGTACGCATTTACCCGCAAGCCTATGTGGGCGATAATGTTACTATTGGCAACAACACCACTATTTTTGCCGGCGCTAAAATTTACGCCGATTGTGTGATTGGCAACGATTGTATTATTCATGCGGGAGCGGTTATTGGCAGTCCGGGTTTTGGTTTTGCGCCCCAGAAAGATGGTACCTACCGCGATATTCCGCAATTAGGCAATGTAATTCTGGAAGATAGAGTAAACATTGGCGCCAACACTACCATCGATTGCGCTACCATGGGCTCTACCGTAGTGCGCGAAGGCACTAAAATCGATAACCTGGTAATGCTGGCTCATAACGTAGAAGTAGGCCGAAATACCGTTATAGCAGCACAATCCGGCATTTCCGGCTCCAGCAAAATCGGGGATAATTGCGTTATTGCCGGGCAGGTAGGCATTGTGGGGCATATAGCCATAGCCAATAAAACAACCATCGGCGCCCAATCCGGCGTTTCTAAATCGGTAAAAGAAGAAGGTACTTTTATTCAGGGTTCGCCGGCTTTTGATTATAAACAAAACTTACGTGCTCTGGCTGTATTGCGGCGCTTGCCCGAATTAGAAAAACAATTAAACGAACTCAAAGAAAAAATTTAA
- a CDS encoding bifunctional UDP-3-O-[3-hydroxymyristoyl] N-acetylglucosamine deacetylase/3-hydroxyacyl-ACP dehydratase, which translates to MNDKQHTIKSPVTVSGIGLHTGVMANMTFLPAPVNHGYKFQRVDLPGQPIVAADVDNVVDLSRGTTIEQNGARVNTVEHTLAAVVGLQIDNVLIQLDGPEPPIMDGSSIEFIHALEAAGLEEQNALRNYFEIPQGIHYKDSEREVELAALPLNDYRVTVMVDYNSPVLGSQHASITDIEQFRDQIASSRTFCFLHELEALYKQNLIKGGDLANAIVVVDRVVTEEELSNLATLLNKPKVAVKKEGILNNVELRYKNEPARHKLLDLIGDLALVGRPLKGQILAARPGHAANVAFAKKIKKQMQEAAIQNVPTYDPTKEPVMDINKISQTLPHRYPFLLIDKIIYLDENTVIGVKNITLNEPFFQGHFPGNPVLPGVIQIEAMAQTGGILVLSTVPDPENYWTYFMGVDKCRFRRKVIPGDTIIFKCWLLAPIKRGIAKMEGKAFVNGKVVMEAEMSASIVRKEGV; encoded by the coding sequence ATGAACGATAAACAACACACCATTAAGTCGCCGGTTACAGTATCGGGCATTGGCTTGCACACGGGCGTAATGGCCAACATGACTTTTTTACCGGCGCCGGTAAATCATGGATACAAATTCCAACGCGTTGATCTGCCGGGCCAGCCCATTGTGGCCGCCGACGTAGATAATGTGGTAGATTTATCCCGGGGCACTACCATTGAACAAAATGGCGCGCGGGTAAACACCGTGGAGCATACGCTGGCAGCCGTGGTAGGTCTGCAAATTGATAATGTGCTCATTCAACTGGATGGTCCGGAACCACCCATTATGGATGGATCTTCTATTGAATTTATTCATGCTCTGGAAGCAGCCGGCCTGGAAGAACAAAACGCGCTGCGCAACTATTTTGAAATTCCGCAGGGTATTCATTACAAAGACAGCGAACGCGAAGTAGAATTAGCGGCCTTGCCCCTAAATGATTACCGCGTAACCGTTATGGTGGATTATAATTCCCCGGTGCTCGGCAGCCAACATGCTTCTATTACTGATATTGAACAGTTCCGGGATCAGATTGCCTCCAGCCGTACTTTTTGTTTTTTGCACGAACTGGAAGCCCTTTACAAGCAAAATTTAATTAAAGGCGGCGATTTAGCCAACGCCATTGTGGTAGTAGACCGGGTAGTTACCGAAGAAGAACTATCCAACCTGGCCACGCTTTTAAATAAACCCAAAGTAGCGGTAAAAAAAGAAGGAATTTTAAATAACGTAGAATTGCGTTATAAAAACGAACCGGCCCGCCACAAACTGCTCGATTTAATTGGCGATTTAGCCTTAGTAGGCCGGCCCTTAAAAGGCCAGATTTTAGCGGCTCGTCCGGGCCACGCCGCCAACGTAGCTTTTGCCAAAAAAATTAAAAAACAAATGCAGGAAGCGGCTATTCAAAACGTGCCCACCTACGATCCTACCAAGGAACCCGTAATGGACATTAATAAAATCAGCCAAACTTTACCGCACCGCTACCCATTCCTGCTGATTGATAAAATTATTTACCTCGACGAAAATACTGTGATCGGGGTGAAAAATATTACGCTGAACGAACCGTTCTTTCAAGGCCACTTTCCGGGTAACCCGGTTTTACCAGGAGTTATTCAAATTGAAGCCATGGCCCAAACCGGCGGTATTTTGGTATTAAGCACCGTACCTGATCCGGAAAATTACTGGACGTATTTTATGGGAGTAGACAAGTGCCGCTTCCGGCGCAAAGTTATTCCGGGCGATACCATTATTTTTAAATGCTGGCTTTTGGCACCTATTAAACGGGGTATTGCCAAAATGGAAGGCAAAGCTTTTGTAAACGGTAAAGTAGTAATGGAAGCCGAAATGTCGGCGAGCATCGTCCGGAAGGAAGGGGTGTAA
- the lpxA gene encoding acyl-ACP--UDP-N-acetylglucosamine O-acyltransferase, protein MNQPLAYIHPEAKIAQNVVVEPFSTIYKNVEIGEGTWVGPNVTIMEGARIGKNCKLYPGCVISAAPQDLKYKGEPSTVYIGDNSVIRECVTINRGTALDKNTTNIGNNCLIMAYVHVAHDCIIGNNVIVANSVQLAGHIEVQDFVFIGGTTAVQQFVKIGAHTMVGGGSLVRKDVPPFIKAAREPLSYAGINSVGLRRRGYTNEQINEIQQIYRIIFLSGLNYAAALDKIELEMVPSDERDEIINFFRTSERGVIRGYSQKDAD, encoded by the coding sequence ATGAATCAACCATTAGCCTATATTCACCCGGAAGCCAAAATTGCCCAAAATGTAGTAGTAGAGCCATTTTCAACCATATATAAAAATGTAGAAATTGGAGAAGGCACCTGGGTAGGCCCCAACGTTACTATTATGGAGGGTGCCCGCATTGGCAAAAACTGCAAATTATACCCGGGTTGTGTTATATCTGCTGCACCTCAGGATTTAAAATATAAAGGCGAGCCCAGCACCGTATATATAGGCGACAATTCCGTTATCCGGGAATGTGTTACCATTAACCGGGGTACAGCCTTAGATAAAAACACCACCAACATAGGCAATAACTGTTTAATTATGGCCTATGTGCACGTAGCCCATGATTGCATTATTGGTAATAATGTAATTGTTGCTAATTCAGTGCAATTAGCCGGCCACATTGAAGTACAGGATTTTGTATTTATTGGTGGTACCACGGCCGTGCAGCAATTTGTAAAAATTGGTGCCCATACCATGGTAGGTGGTGGTTCTTTGGTCCGGAAGGATGTTCCTCCTTTTATAAAAGCCGCTCGCGAACCGCTTTCTTATGCTGGTATTAATTCAGTTGGTTTACGTCGGCGGGGTTATACCAATGAACAAATTAACGAAATTCAGCAGATTTACCGCATCATATTCCTAAGTGGGTTAAACTATGCGGCGGCTTTAGATAAAATTGAGTTAGAAATGGTACCCAGCGACGAACGCGACGAAATCATTAATTTCTTCCGGACTTCGGAGAGGGGCGTTATCCGGGGTTACTCGCAAAAAGATGCAGATTAA
- a CDS encoding ABC transporter ATP-binding protein: MQIKLTKLGKRYNYDWIFRHLSYEFVSGKAYAILGYNGSGKSTFMNTLSGSILPSEGSIAYQNNSQAIPVDEIYRYLSFSAPYLELVEEFTLTELLQFHTRFKPLRQLTPNQLIERMYLEKARHKFVKDFSSGMKQRLKLGLAIYTDAPLLLLDEPTTNLDQTGINWYLEHVTENRKNRLVVVCSNIAHEYSFCDGTLDITQFHPVK; the protein is encoded by the coding sequence ATGCAGATTAAGCTGACCAAGCTTGGCAAACGCTATAATTACGACTGGATTTTTCGGCACCTTTCCTACGAATTTGTTTCTGGTAAAGCCTATGCTATTTTGGGGTACAATGGCTCCGGAAAATCCACCTTTATGAATACCTTATCGGGCAGTATACTCCCCAGCGAAGGTTCTATTGCGTACCAAAATAATTCACAGGCAATACCCGTAGACGAAATTTACCGGTATCTTTCTTTTTCGGCGCCCTACCTGGAGTTAGTAGAGGAATTTACTTTAACAGAATTATTGCAGTTTCATACCCGATTTAAACCACTCCGCCAACTTACCCCCAACCAATTAATTGAGCGCATGTACCTGGAGAAAGCGCGGCATAAATTCGTGAAGGATTTTTCGTCGGGCATGAAACAGCGCTTAAAACTAGGTTTGGCCATTTACACCGATGCTCCCCTTTTGCTCCTCGATGAACCCACCACTAATTTAGACCAGACAGGCATTAACTGGTACCTCGAGCACGTAACCGAAAACCGAAAAAATCGGCTGGTAGTGGTTTGCTCCAACATTGCCCACGAATATTCTTTCTGCGACGGCACCCTGGATATTACGCAGTTTCATCCGGTTAAATAG
- the metG gene encoding methionine--tRNA ligase, with protein sequence MNTEYKRYTVTAALPYANGPVHIGHLAGVYIPADIYVRYLRSKGADVKFVCGSDEHGVPITIRAQKEGITPQQIVDKYHEIIKNSFAEFNISFDIYSRTSNTTHHETASGFFTNLYEKGVFEEKTSQQYFDEKSQQFLADRYIVGTCPRCGNENAYGDQCEKCGSSLSPTELINPKSMLSGEQPVLKETKHWYLPLDGYEDWLREWIVEGHKNDWKTNVYGQCKSWIDGGLQPRAVTRDLDWGVPVPLEEAQGKVLYVWFDAPIGYISATKDLTPDWKTYWQDPETKLVHFIGKDNIVFHCIIFPVMLKAHGDYILPDNVPANEFLNLEGDKISTSRNWAVWLHEYLQDFPGKADVLRYVLCANAPENKDNDFTWKDFQARNNNELLAIFGNFVNRALVLTHKYFNGQVPEKNALTDFDREVLSQFETYPDKVAAALEQYRFKEALQEVMNLARLGNKYLADTEPWKLIKTDEARVKTILNIALQIAGSLSILVEPFLPTSAQKLADMLNIHLGKWYEAGMAEFIIPGHPLGEAKLLFEKIEDATVEAQVQKLLDTKQANLLANSLAAPAKENITFDDFSRMDIRIGTILEAEKVAKTKKLLKLKIDTGIDQRTIVSGIAEYFIPEAIIGQQVAVLVNLAPREIKGIQSQGMILMAENADGSLAFVQPSAVVKNGGTVS encoded by the coding sequence ATGAATACAGAATATAAACGATATACCGTAACCGCCGCTTTACCTTACGCCAATGGGCCGGTGCACATTGGCCACTTAGCCGGGGTATATATTCCCGCCGATATTTACGTGCGCTATTTGCGTTCGAAAGGTGCCGACGTAAAATTTGTATGTGGCTCCGACGAACACGGTGTGCCCATTACCATCCGGGCGCAAAAAGAAGGTATTACGCCGCAGCAAATCGTAGATAAATACCACGAAATAATTAAAAATTCGTTCGCCGAGTTTAATATTTCCTTCGATATTTATTCCCGCACTTCCAACACAACGCACCACGAAACCGCCTCCGGCTTTTTTACCAACCTATACGAAAAAGGCGTATTCGAAGAAAAAACTTCGCAGCAGTACTTCGACGAAAAAAGCCAGCAATTTTTGGCCGACCGTTACATTGTGGGTACGTGCCCGCGTTGTGGCAACGAAAATGCTTACGGCGACCAATGTGAGAAATGCGGTTCTTCCTTAAGCCCGACGGAGCTAATTAACCCTAAAAGTATGCTGAGCGGCGAGCAGCCGGTGCTTAAAGAAACCAAACACTGGTATTTGCCCCTGGATGGATACGAAGACTGGTTGCGCGAATGGATTGTAGAGGGCCACAAAAACGACTGGAAAACCAACGTGTACGGCCAGTGTAAATCCTGGATCGATGGCGGTTTGCAACCCCGCGCCGTTACCCGCGATTTAGATTGGGGCGTACCGGTTCCTTTAGAAGAAGCGCAGGGCAAAGTTTTATACGTATGGTTCGATGCGCCCATTGGCTATATTTCGGCTACCAAAGATTTAACCCCGGATTGGAAAACCTACTGGCAAGATCCGGAAACCAAACTGGTGCATTTTATTGGCAAAGATAATATTGTGTTCCATTGCATTATTTTCCCGGTAATGCTCAAAGCACACGGCGACTATATTTTACCCGACAATGTACCCGCTAACGAATTTTTAAATTTAGAAGGCGATAAGATCTCTACGTCGCGCAACTGGGCCGTGTGGCTGCACGAATACCTGCAGGATTTTCCGGGTAAAGCCGATGTGCTGCGCTACGTTTTGTGTGCCAACGCGCCCGAAAACAAAGACAACGATTTTACCTGGAAAGATTTTCAGGCCCGCAACAATAACGAACTGCTGGCTATTTTCGGCAATTTTGTGAACCGGGCACTGGTGCTTACCCACAAATACTTTAACGGTCAGGTTCCGGAGAAAAATGCTTTAACCGATTTTGACCGCGAAGTTTTAAGCCAGTTTGAAACCTACCCGGATAAAGTAGCGGCAGCCCTGGAGCAATACCGTTTTAAAGAGGCCTTACAGGAAGTAATGAACCTGGCACGTTTAGGCAATAAGTACCTCGCTGATACCGAACCATGGAAACTCATTAAAACCGACGAAGCCCGGGTAAAAACCATCTTAAACATTGCCCTGCAAATTGCCGGTTCTTTAAGCATTTTGGTGGAGCCGTTTTTACCTACGTCGGCGCAAAAACTGGCCGATATGCTCAACATTCATTTGGGCAAATGGTACGAAGCCGGCATGGCCGAGTTTATCATTCCGGGCCATCCGCTGGGCGAAGCCAAACTGTTGTTCGAGAAAATAGAAGATGCTACGGTAGAAGCCCAGGTGCAGAAATTACTGGATACCAAACAAGCTAATTTACTCGCCAACTCGTTAGCCGCCCCAGCCAAAGAAAACATTACGTTCGATGATTTTTCCAGAATGGACATCCGCATCGGTACCATCCTGGAAGCCGAGAAAGTAGCCAAGACCAAAAAACTGCTCAAATTAAAAATTGATACCGGCATCGATCAACGCACCATTGTAAGCGGCATTGCCGAGTATTTTATCCCGGAAGCCATTATTGGGCAGCAGGTAGCGGTACTGGTAAACTTAGCTCCCCGCGAAATCAAAGGCATCCAAAGCCAAGGCATGATTCTGATGGCCGAAAATGCTGATGGTTCCTTGGCCTTTGTACAGCCTTCGGCAGTAGTGAAAAACGGCGGTACGGTGTCTTAA
- a CDS encoding 3-keto-disaccharide hydrolase, translating into MPDTWISTSGDSTFQVSAKSLFNGKDLTGWHVDVPQLDKDTKARNPFVVRNGYLVSLGTPEGHLITDAIYQNYRLELEYRFTAKPGNCGALVHVSTPRALYEMFPKSIEVQMMHQNAGDFWCIQEDITVPDMEKRRGPKKDWGVNGDKLRRIPNLTDGSEKPLGQWNALTIECLNREIKVWVNQDLVNHGYNATAQQGQIALQAEGSEVEFRKVLLTPITKLSE; encoded by the coding sequence ATGCCTGATACTTGGATTAGTACTTCCGGTGATTCAACATTTCAAGTAAGCGCTAAAAGTCTTTTCAATGGCAAAGATCTAACCGGCTGGCACGTGGATGTACCCCAATTAGATAAAGATACGAAGGCTAGAAACCCGTTTGTTGTACGTAATGGTTACTTGGTTAGTCTGGGAACACCGGAAGGGCACCTTATTACGGATGCTATCTACCAAAACTACCGGCTCGAACTAGAATATCGGTTTACCGCTAAACCAGGTAACTGCGGAGCTTTGGTGCATGTGTCTACTCCCAGGGCGCTTTACGAGATGTTTCCTAAATCCATTGAGGTACAGATGATGCACCAGAATGCGGGCGATTTCTGGTGTATTCAGGAAGACATAACGGTACCGGATATGGAAAAGCGCCGGGGACCAAAGAAAGATTGGGGCGTAAACGGCGATAAACTGCGGCGCATTCCCAATTTAACAGATGGTTCTGAAAAGCCTTTGGGCCAATGGAATGCCTTAACGATCGAATGTCTGAACAGGGAGATAAAAGTATGGGTGAATCAGGACTTAGTTAATCATGGTTACAATGCGACCGCCCAACAAGGCCAGATTGCCCTGCAGGCAGAAGGCTCCGAGGTGGAATTTAGAAAAGTACTACTAACTCCCATCACTAAACTTAGCGAATAA
- a CDS encoding DUF2157 domain-containing protein: MRLLKDLPELLDAEVITPETADRIRDYYKSKNTSSANPLLVVFGILGALLIGLGIILILAHNWDELSRITKTLLAFLPLLIGQVLCGYGLIKKQVGTAYRESAATFLFLAVGASIALVSQIYNIPGGTGTFLLTWMLLGLPLVYIMPSSVVSLLYICGITYYAAELGYWSYKSPPPYLYWLLLMGILSHYYQLYRRKPTGNFIIFHHWLIPASVTVALGTVAQKADELLFIAYFSLFGAFYLFGNLIFLKTQKLKNNGYKVIGALGTVALLLALSFNWFWESLIKQAFSVNQLINAPEFYASVLTSLAATGLFYAYLKNKPISRLQPIAPAFLLFIFLFLLGLFSPVAVVLVNIYILLIGVLIVKDGARQNHLGLLNLGLLLISALVICRFFDTDLSFVIRGILFVSVGLGFFLANYGLLKKRKNHEF; the protein is encoded by the coding sequence ATGCGCCTACTCAAAGACTTACCCGAACTGCTGGATGCCGAAGTAATTACGCCCGAAACAGCCGACCGGATACGGGATTATTATAAAAGCAAAAACACTTCATCGGCCAACCCTCTGCTGGTTGTTTTTGGTATTTTGGGAGCTTTGTTAATCGGGCTGGGCATTATTTTAATTCTGGCGCACAACTGGGACGAACTTTCCCGGATAACCAAAACTTTGCTGGCTTTTTTACCGCTGCTGATAGGGCAAGTACTTTGCGGGTATGGGCTTATTAAGAAACAGGTGGGTACGGCATACCGCGAAAGTGCGGCTACTTTTTTGTTTCTGGCGGTGGGTGCCAGCATAGCGTTGGTAAGCCAGATTTATAACATTCCGGGTGGCACGGGCACATTCTTACTCACCTGGATGCTGCTGGGGCTGCCTTTGGTGTATATCATGCCGTCTTCGGTGGTTTCGTTACTGTATATTTGTGGTATTACCTATTATGCCGCCGAACTAGGTTACTGGTCTTACAAGTCCCCGCCGCCTTATTTGTATTGGCTTCTGCTGATGGGCATTCTGTCCCATTATTACCAATTATACCGGCGCAAACCCACGGGCAATTTCATTATTTTTCATCATTGGCTCATTCCGGCATCAGTAACTGTTGCTTTGGGAACGGTGGCCCAAAAAGCCGATGAATTATTGTTTATCGCTTATTTCAGCCTTTTCGGTGCTTTTTACCTTTTCGGAAATTTAATTTTTTTAAAAACGCAAAAACTAAAAAACAACGGCTATAAGGTTATCGGTGCATTGGGTACGGTGGCGTTATTACTCGCCTTAAGCTTTAATTGGTTTTGGGAAAGTTTAATAAAACAAGCTTTTTCGGTTAACCAACTAATTAACGCCCCCGAATTTTACGCCTCCGTTTTAACCTCCTTAGCAGCTACCGGACTTTTTTACGCTTACCTAAAAAACAAACCAATAAGCCGCTTACAGCCCATAGCACCTGCGTTTTTACTTTTTATATTCCTGTTTTTGCTGGGGCTTTTCTCGCCGGTGGCAGTGGTGCTCGTTAATATTTATATTTTATTGATTGGCGTATTAATTGTTAAAGACGGGGCCCGGCAAAATCATTTAGGGTTACTTAACCTGGGTTTGCTGTTAATTTCCGCTTTAGTCATTTGCCGTTTTTTCGACACCGACTTGAGTTTTGTTATCAGAGGTATTTTGTTTGTTTCGGTAGGCCTCGGGTTTTTCCTGGCCAATTACGGGCTACTTAAAAAGAGAAAAAACCATGAATTCTAA
- a CDS encoding GDYXXLXY domain-containing protein yields the protein MNSKKLLISTFMLVALVQVYVPAKMILDQEKVLATGKEFKFKTAPVDPYDPFRGKYITLNFAGNTVKILKNENWLPGETAYVSVITDQAGFASIKAISKKEPATTEAYFKTTVRYVTEDKPQQAVIDFPFDRYYMEESKAADAEKLYQQLQNDTTQITYALVSIKNGSAVLKDVLVGETPIRELVKANPKK from the coding sequence ATGAATTCTAAAAAACTGCTGATTTCCACCTTTATGCTGGTTGCGTTAGTTCAGGTGTACGTTCCGGCCAAAATGATTCTGGATCAGGAAAAAGTGTTAGCCACCGGTAAAGAATTTAAATTTAAAACCGCTCCTGTTGATCCCTACGATCCTTTCCGGGGAAAATACATTACGTTAAACTTTGCCGGAAACACCGTTAAAATTCTAAAAAATGAAAATTGGTTACCCGGCGAAACTGCTTACGTTTCGGTAATTACCGATCAGGCCGGTTTTGCTAGCATAAAAGCTATTTCTAAAAAGGAACCTGCTACCACCGAAGCGTATTTTAAAACCACGGTGCGTTATGTAACGGAAGATAAACCCCAACAAGCAGTTATTGACTTTCCGTTTGATCGTTATTACATGGAAGAATCGAAGGCGGCCGATGCGGAGAAATTATACCAGCAACTACAGAACGACACCACCCAAATAACTTATGCCCTGGTAAGTATTAAAAATGGCAGCGCCGTTTTAAAAGATGTTCTGGTCGGCGAAACGCCTATCCGGGAGTTAGTTAAAGCAAACCCCAAAAAGTAA
- a CDS encoding Y-family DNA polymerase has translation MIALIDCNNFFVSCERVFEPWLNGKPVVVLSNNDGCIISRSQEAKDLGIKMGEPLFKAKPLIECEGVRVFSSNFMLYGDMSRRVMQILKTFGEVEVYSIDEAFVNLDHVPTADLEKKAISIRETIWQYLNLPVCVGIAPTKTLAKVANHLAKKNAAYNGIALLDTPEKQAATRRHLAVENIWGIGRRYAVKLHQHQVYTAADLVDRSAAWVYRHLGGVVGVRLRQELLGNPCQELDLTEDPSRKNIACTRSFSRYITTLDELQEAVATYTTRAAEKLRLQRSAAKAITVFIRTNKFSVHAPQYHRATTIALPMASADTGELIRYALQGLRQIFQNGYAYKKAGVILSEFTPESQLQTNLFDTTDRDKSKKLMMALDKLNAKMGKNEWAENVISYAAGGTDKNWKMTLSQKSDRYSTHWKEILKVKI, from the coding sequence ATGATCGCGCTGATTGATTGCAACAACTTTTTTGTATCGTGCGAGCGGGTGTTTGAGCCTTGGCTCAATGGCAAACCGGTGGTAGTGTTATCGAATAACGATGGCTGCATTATTTCGCGGTCGCAGGAAGCGAAGGATTTAGGCATTAAAATGGGCGAACCTTTATTTAAAGCAAAACCGCTGATTGAGTGCGAAGGCGTGCGGGTATTTTCGTCTAACTTTATGCTCTACGGCGACATGTCGCGGCGGGTAATGCAAATTTTAAAAACGTTTGGCGAAGTAGAAGTTTACTCCATCGACGAAGCCTTCGTGAACTTGGATCATGTTCCAACTGCTGATTTAGAGAAAAAGGCAATTTCCATCCGGGAAACCATTTGGCAATACTTAAACCTGCCGGTTTGCGTTGGCATAGCTCCTACTAAAACGTTAGCAAAAGTAGCCAATCATTTAGCTAAGAAAAATGCCGCTTATAACGGGATAGCTTTGCTCGATACTCCGGAAAAGCAAGCTGCTACCCGCCGGCATTTAGCCGTTGAAAATATTTGGGGAATAGGCCGGCGATACGCCGTTAAATTACACCAGCACCAGGTTTACACCGCGGCTGATCTGGTAGACCGCAGCGCCGCTTGGGTATACCGGCACTTGGGTGGGGTAGTAGGGGTGCGTCTCCGGCAGGAATTATTGGGTAATCCGTGCCAGGAACTGGATTTAACCGAAGACCCATCGCGCAAGAATATTGCCTGCACCCGCTCTTTTTCGCGATACATTACCACCCTCGACGAATTGCAGGAAGCCGTGGCCACGTACACCACCCGCGCGGCCGAAAAATTACGACTGCAACGTAGCGCCGCCAAAGCCATTACGGTATTCATTCGGACTAATAAATTTTCGGTGCACGCGCCGCAGTACCACCGGGCTACTACTATCGCTTTGCCCATGGCGTCTGCCGATACGGGTGAGTTAATCCGGTACGCGTTGCAGGGTTTGCGGCAGATATTTCAAAATGGATATGCGTATAAAAAAGCCGGGGTTATTTTATCGGAATTTACGCCGGAAAGTCAACTGCAAACCAACTTGTTTGATACCACCGACCGGGATAAAAGTAAAAAGCTAATGATGGCCCTGGATAAACTAAACGCCAAAATGGGTAAAAACGAGTGGGCCGAAAATGTAATTAGTTACGCTGCCGGGGGTACGGATAAAAATTGGAAAATGACTCTTTCTCAAAAAAGCGACCGATATTCTACGCACTGGAAAGAAATTTTAAAAGTTAAAATCTGA
- a CDS encoding LexA family protein, with protein sequence MQILTTYFPTSHSTSAPVRLYEHTVPAGFPSPAADFTERTLDLNEYIVKRPSATFFVKVMGDSMQNAGMYDGDIIVVDKSLRAVNGNIVLAMVQGEFTVKRLQHEGKRVFLWPENAKYQPLEITPEMDFMVWGVVIHVLHKLYGHDRAD encoded by the coding sequence ATGCAGATACTTACTACTTATTTCCCGACTAGTCACTCTACATCGGCACCCGTGCGGCTTTACGAACACACGGTACCCGCTGGTTTCCCTTCCCCGGCTGCCGATTTTACCGAACGGACTTTAGATTTAAACGAGTATATCGTAAAACGCCCGAGTGCTACTTTTTTTGTAAAAGTAATGGGCGACTCCATGCAAAATGCCGGCATGTACGATGGCGATATTATTGTGGTAGATAAATCCTTAAGGGCGGTAAATGGTAATATTGTATTGGCCATGGTACAAGGCGAGTTTACCGTAAAGCGACTGCAACACGAGGGGAAAAGAGTATTCTTATGGCCCGAAAACGCGAAGTATCAGCCTCTGGAGATAACTCCCGAGATGGATTTTATGGTGTGGGGCGTAGTTATTCACGTATTGCATAAACTATACGGCCATGATCGCGCTGATTGA